One genomic window of Monodelphis domestica isolate mMonDom1 chromosome 1, mMonDom1.pri, whole genome shotgun sequence includes the following:
- the PURB gene encoding transcriptional activator protein Pur-beta: MADGDSGSERGGSGSGSGGGGGPGGGGGGGGGFQPLSRGGGEQETQELASKRLDIQNKRFYLDVKQNAKGRFLKIAEVGAGGSKSRLTLSMAVAAEFRDYLGDFIEHYAQLGPSSPEQIAAAAAAAGAEDGGGPRRALKSEFLVRENRKYYLDLKENQRGRFLRIRQTINRGPGAGGGFGGGGGPGPGGGGLPSGQTIALPAQGLIEFRDALAKLIDDYGGDDDELGGGPGYGELPEGTSITVDSKRFFFDVGCNKYGVFLRVSEVKPSYRNAITVPFKAWGKFGGAFCRYADEMKEIQERQRDKLYERRGGAGDESEGEDVDDD; encoded by the coding sequence ATGGCGGATGGCGACAGCGGCAGCGAGCGAGGGGGCAGCGGGAGCGGCAGTGGCGGGGGCGGCGGGCCCGGCGGCGGCGGTGGTGGTGGCGGCGGCTTCCAGCCCCTATCCCGTGGGGGCGGCGAGCAGGAGACCCAGGAGCTGGCCTCGAAGCGGCTGGACATCCAGAACAAGCGCTTCTACTTGGACGTGAAGCAGAACGCCAAGGGCCGCTTCCTGAAGATTGCCGAGGTGGGAGCGGGCGGCTCCAAGAGTCGCCTCACGCTTTCTATGGCCGTGGCCGCCGAGTTTCGAGACTACCTGGGCGACTTCATCGAGCACTACGCACAGCTGGGGCCCAGCAGCCCTGAGCAGATCGCGGCGGCCGCAGCAGCAGCGGGCGCCGAGGACGGCGGCGGGCCCCGGCGGGCGCTTAAGAGCGAGTTCCTCGTGCGGGAGAACCGCAAGTACTACCTAGACCTCAAGGAGAACCAGCGCGGCCGCTTCCTGCGCATCCGCCAGACCATCAACCGCGGGCCCGGCGCGGGCGGCGGCTTCGGCGGTGGAGGCGGGCCAGGACCTGGGGGAGGAGGCCTGCCGAGCGGCCAGACCATCGCGCTGCCCGCGCAAGGCCTCATCGAGTTTCGAGACGCGCTCGCTAAGCTCATTGACGACTACGGCGGAGACGATGACGAGCTGGGCGGCGGGCCTGGCTATGGGGAACTGCCCGAAGGCACGTCCATCACGGTGGACTCCAAGCGCTTCTTCTTCGATGTGGGCTGCAACAAGTACGGCGTGTTTCTGCGGGTGAGCGAGGTGAAGCCATCGTACCGCAACGCCATCACTGTGCCCTTCAAGGCGTGGGGCAAGTTCGGAGGCGCCTTCTGCCGCTATGCCGACGAGATGAAGGAGATCCAAGAGAGGCAGCGCGACAAGCTGTACGAGCGCCGCGGTGGCGCCGGGGACGAGTCCGAGGGTGAGGATGTGGATGACGACTGA